A single region of the Streptomyces sp. NBC_01262 genome encodes:
- a CDS encoding cystathionine beta-synthase translates to MQFHDSMISLVGNTPLVRLNNVTAGLQATVLAKVEYFNPGGSVKDRIALRMIEAAEKSGELKPGGTIVEPTSGNTGVGLAIVAQQRGYKCIFVCPDKVSMDKINVLRAYGAEVVVCPTAVDPSHPDSYYNVSDRLVRETPNAWKPDQYSNPNNPASHYASTGPELWDQTEGKITHFVAGVGTGGTISGTGRYLKDVSGGRVKVVGADPEGSVYSGGSGRPYLVEGVGEDFWPTAYDRTVADDIIEVSDKDSFQMTRRLAREEGLLVGGSCGMAVVAALRIAEGLGPDDVVVVLLPDSGRGYLGKIFSDEWMASHGFLDESDGQARIGDVLRRKDGGIPHLVHMHPEETVGQAIEVLREYGVSQMPIVKPGAGHPDVMAAEVVGSVVERELLDALFTKRATLDDPLERHMSAPLPQVGSGEPVADLMTVLGTADAAIVLVEGKPTGVVSRQDLLAFLAEEAK, encoded by the coding sequence GTGCAGTTCCACGACTCGATGATCAGCCTCGTCGGCAATACCCCGCTGGTACGGCTCAACAACGTGACCGCAGGGCTACAGGCGACCGTCCTGGCCAAGGTCGAGTACTTCAACCCCGGCGGCTCGGTCAAGGACCGCATCGCGCTGCGCATGATCGAGGCGGCGGAGAAGAGCGGTGAGCTCAAGCCCGGCGGGACGATCGTCGAGCCGACCTCCGGCAACACCGGCGTCGGGCTGGCCATCGTGGCCCAGCAGCGCGGCTACAAGTGCATCTTCGTCTGCCCGGACAAGGTGTCCATGGACAAGATCAACGTGCTGCGCGCATACGGCGCCGAGGTCGTGGTCTGCCCGACCGCCGTGGACCCCTCGCACCCGGACTCGTACTACAACGTCTCCGACCGCCTCGTCCGCGAGACCCCCAACGCCTGGAAGCCGGACCAGTACAGCAACCCCAACAACCCGGCCTCCCACTACGCCTCCACCGGCCCGGAGCTGTGGGACCAGACCGAGGGGAAGATCACCCACTTCGTCGCGGGCGTCGGCACCGGCGGCACCATCTCCGGCACCGGGCGGTACCTGAAGGATGTGTCGGGGGGCCGGGTCAAGGTCGTCGGCGCCGACCCCGAGGGGTCCGTCTACAGCGGCGGCTCCGGACGTCCGTACCTGGTCGAGGGGGTCGGCGAGGACTTCTGGCCGACCGCCTACGACCGCACGGTCGCCGACGACATCATCGAGGTCTCCGACAAGGACTCCTTCCAGATGACCCGCCGCCTGGCGCGGGAGGAAGGCCTGCTGGTCGGCGGCTCCTGCGGCATGGCCGTCGTCGCCGCCCTGCGCATCGCCGAGGGCCTCGGCCCGGACGACGTGGTGGTCGTGCTGCTGCCGGACTCCGGCCGCGGCTACCTCGGCAAGATCTTCAGCGACGAGTGGATGGCCTCCCACGGCTTCCTCGACGAGAGCGACGGCCAGGCCCGCATCGGCGACGTCCTGCGGCGCAAGGACGGCGGCATCCCGCACCTCGTCCACATGCACCCCGAGGAGACCGTCGGCCAGGCCATCGAGGTCCTGCGCGAGTACGGCGTCTCCCAGATGCCGATCGTCAAGCCCGGCGCCGGCCACCCCGACGTCATGGCCGCCGAGGTCGTCGGCTCCGTCGTGGAGCGCGAGCTGCTCGACGCCCTGTTCACCAAGCGCGCGACCCTCGACGACCCCCTTGAGCGGCACATGAGCGCCCCGCTGCCCCAGGTCGGCTCCGGCGAGCCCGTCGCCGACCTGATGACGGTGCTGGGGACGGCGGACGCGGCGATCGTGCTGGTCGAGGGCAAGCCGACGGGTGTGGTGAGCCGTCAGGACCTGCTGGCGTTCCTCGCCGAGGAAGCGAAGTAG
- a CDS encoding helix-turn-helix transcriptional regulator has product MPGEPFATTLTGLAAELASVRDRLEALAQAPSVQGASAPDGPAAALPGGVGEVIYGEAEQRRQVQLLQREARKEVLGFVRPPYVDQENPVQAERQAAGVVYRSLYEASALAYPGSADLPGFIPPGEQARATPRVPMKLMIVDGERALLPLHGESERGDLASGGLLLLHPSLLVDALLELFEDRWLRATPLRFTQNPEDPEVPDSPTLDAQLLSLLMSGLPDKAVATQLGISLRTLQRRIRSLMESTGTANRTQLAWYVAQQRLA; this is encoded by the coding sequence ATGCCCGGTGAGCCTTTCGCCACGACACTGACCGGCCTCGCCGCCGAGCTCGCTTCCGTACGCGACCGGCTGGAGGCCCTCGCGCAGGCGCCGTCCGTTCAGGGGGCTTCCGCGCCGGACGGCCCCGCCGCCGCCCTGCCCGGCGGTGTCGGCGAGGTGATCTACGGCGAGGCCGAGCAGCGGCGCCAGGTGCAGTTACTGCAGCGCGAGGCCCGCAAGGAGGTGCTGGGCTTCGTCCGGCCGCCGTACGTGGACCAGGAGAACCCGGTGCAGGCCGAGCGGCAGGCCGCGGGGGTGGTGTACCGGTCGCTGTACGAGGCGAGCGCGCTGGCCTACCCCGGCTCGGCCGATCTGCCGGGTTTCATCCCACCGGGTGAGCAGGCCCGGGCCACGCCGCGGGTGCCCATGAAGCTGATGATCGTCGACGGCGAGCGCGCGCTGCTGCCGCTGCACGGCGAGAGCGAGCGCGGCGACCTCGCCTCCGGCGGACTGCTGCTGCTGCATCCGTCGCTGCTGGTCGACGCGCTGCTGGAGCTGTTCGAGGACCGCTGGCTGCGGGCGACTCCGCTGCGCTTCACGCAGAACCCGGAGGACCCGGAGGTCCCGGACTCGCCCACGCTCGACGCGCAGCTGCTGTCACTGCTGATGTCCGGCCTGCCGGACAAGGCGGTGGCCACACAGCTCGGCATCTCGCTGCGTACGCTGCAGCGGCGCATCCGGTCCCTCATGGAGTCCACTGGTACCGCCAATCGCACGCAGCTCGCCTGGTACGTGGCTCAACAACGTCTCGCGTGA
- a CDS encoding inositol monophosphatase family protein: protein MHHMHEDVEALIRGVVAEEVTSRFGKLSEGDVSEKKGPLDLVTVADRRVEARLTEALTALLPGSAVIGEEAVHADPTLKDALLGDDPVWIIDPIDGTSNFVRGDPSFVTLVALARGGELLASWIHHPVSGRMAVARRGEGALLDGQPLRIEAGEQEGPVLMASARPEHLTGEQYERFYGLGPAHGVKACASGSAGCDYLDVARGQLDAVTYVYDNPWDHSAGILLVAEAGGTVLGPAGRPWRMADVDRPFTAARDAATARRVAGLLRA from the coding sequence ATGCACCACATGCACGAAGATGTCGAGGCCCTGATACGTGGCGTGGTCGCCGAAGAGGTGACCTCCCGCTTCGGGAAGCTCTCCGAAGGGGACGTCAGCGAGAAGAAGGGGCCCCTGGACCTGGTCACCGTTGCCGACCGGCGGGTCGAAGCGCGGCTGACGGAGGCGCTGACCGCCCTGCTGCCGGGCTCGGCGGTGATCGGCGAGGAGGCCGTGCACGCCGATCCGACGCTGAAGGACGCGCTGCTCGGCGATGACCCGGTGTGGATCATCGACCCGATAGACGGTACGTCGAATTTCGTACGGGGAGACCCGTCGTTCGTGACCCTCGTCGCCCTCGCGCGCGGCGGCGAGCTGCTCGCATCGTGGATCCACCACCCCGTGTCGGGGCGGATGGCGGTCGCCCGGCGCGGCGAGGGCGCGCTGCTGGACGGCCAGCCGCTGCGGATCGAGGCGGGGGAACAGGAGGGGCCGGTGCTGATGGCCTCGGCCAGGCCCGAGCACCTCACGGGTGAGCAGTACGAGCGCTTCTACGGACTGGGGCCGGCGCACGGAGTCAAGGCGTGCGCCAGCGGCTCGGCCGGGTGTGACTACCTGGACGTCGCCAGGGGGCAGCTGGACGCGGTGACGTACGTGTACGACAACCCGTGGGATCACTCGGCCGGCATCCTGCTGGTGGCCGAGGCTGGCGGCACGGTCCTGGGCCCGGCCGGACGGCCCTGGCGGATGGCCGACGTGGACCGGCCGTTCACGGCGGCGCGGGACGCGGCGACGGCCCGGCGGGTGGCGGGGCTGCTGCGGGCCTAG